Genomic window (Ruminococcus flavefaciens AE3010):
ACTTCTGAGTGGCATTTCTATTACCTCCAAATATTTAGAATTGAGAATTTAGAATTGAAAATTTAGAATTATTGTGTCAGCTACGCTGACCTATTTAATTCTACATTCTCCATTCTCAATTCTCCATTGATTTAACGAATTCGTCAAACAAGTAAGCTGTATCCAGCGGACCGCCGTGTGCTTCTGGGTGGAACTGGACCGTTCTTGCGTTGACTGAGGTATAGTGTATGCCCTCGCAGGTCTTGTCGTTTGCGTTTATATGAGATACATGACCTACCGACGGATCAATGCTGTCCCCTACTACTGCATAGCCGTGGTTCTGGCTGGTAACGTAAGTAAGACCGCTCTCCAAGTCGATAACAGGCTGATTAGCGCCTCTGTGACCGTATTTGAGCTTCTCGGTCTTTCCGCCGTTGGCAAGAGCCATGAGCTGATGACCGAGACAGATACCGAATATGGGTATGCCAAGCTTCTGTATCTCCTTGATATTCTCGATTATCTCAACATTCTCGGCAGGGTCTCCGGGGCCGTTGGAGAACATTATGCCGTCGGGAGCAAGCTCCTTTATCTCAGCTGCTGTGGTGTACGCAGGAACAACAACTACCTCGCAGCCGCGCTTTAAAAGCTCCTGTCTGATATTGCGCTTGTAACCGAAATCAAACAGCGCAACTTTAAGCTTCTTTTCCTCGGGCTCATAGGTAAGAGTCTCGGTATTGGTAACAGCCTTGACAGCGTCCTTTACCGTAAACGCACGTATCTTTTCAAGGAGCTCATCCTTCTTTGCGTAGACGTCCTCGGTGGTGATAACACCGTTCATAACGCCCACCTCACGGATAGTTCTTGTAAGGCGGCGTGTGTCGATGTTATTGATACCGACGATGTTGTGCTCCTTTAAGAAGTCGTTGATGTTGCCCTCACAGCGGAAATTCGACGGCGCGTTGCACCACTCCCTTACGATATATCCAGTTACGTAGGACTTTGCGGACTCATTGTCCTCGGAGTTCACACCGTAGTTTCCGATAAGGGGAAAGGTCTGTGTGACTATCTGTCCATAGTAGCTGGGGTCTGTGAGAGTTTCCTGATAGCCTGTGACTCCCGTAGTGAATACGACTTCACCTATGACAGTGCCTTTTGCACCGAAGCTCCTGCCCTCGAACACCTGTCCGTCGGCAAGCATAAGGTAAGCTTTTTCGCCCATGTTGAATAATGACATTGTAAATTCCTCCTTGCGCAGAGCCTGCGCACCCTATCCATGCTGCCGCTCAGATACTTACAGCAGCTTATGTTTGTGGTGTATTATCTTTTGCTGAACGCCATTGTACAGCAAAAAAGGTAACAATGATTTTTGCGGAACGCCTCGCGGTGTTCCTGCTGTCTTAAATAAGCCCTGAGTTCCAAAAGCTGACGTTTCAGAACTCAAGATCATCAAAATCCATTATCTCGTCCTCAACAGTAACTTTTCCGTCTTTAATAATGTACTTTATTCTTGCCGGAATATCTGCATATATGCTTTCCCATTCATAATCCACAGGTTCCGCATCTTCAATGTACTTTACAAGCTCATCTTTAGCACTCTCATATGGTGCAAGATCAACTCCGCTGTTTTCAACAGGTAATGAATATGAAGGACCGCCCGACCCGTGGTATATTT
Coding sequences:
- a CDS encoding carbamoyl phosphate synthase small subunit produces the protein MSLFNMGEKAYLMLADGQVFEGRSFGAKGTVIGEVVFTTGVTGYQETLTDPSYYGQIVTQTFPLIGNYGVNSEDNESAKSYVTGYIVREWCNAPSNFRCEGNINDFLKEHNIVGINNIDTRRLTRTIREVGVMNGVITTEDVYAKKDELLEKIRAFTVKDAVKAVTNTETLTYEPEEKKLKVALFDFGYKRNIRQELLKRGCEVVVVPAYTTAAEIKELAPDGIMFSNGPGDPAENVEIIENIKEIQKLGIPIFGICLGHQLMALANGGKTEKLKYGHRGANQPVIDLESGLTYVTSQNHGYAVVGDSIDPSVGHVSHINANDKTCEGIHYTSVNARTVQFHPEAHGGPLDTAYLFDEFVKSMEN